In the Corynebacterium jeikeium genome, ATGGTTACGGCGGAACGGCAGTTGTTGGAGCGTGTGGGCGTCACAAAGATTCATGCATTGATTGGCGCCTCGATGGGCGGGGCGCGGGTGCTGGAGTGGTCGCTCATGCACCCGGAGATGATCAACGCGGCGCTGCCGATCGCGGTGAGCGCGCGTGCGTCTGCGTGGCAGATTGGTTTACAGTCCAGCCAGATCCGCTTCATCGAGGCGGATCCGGCCTGGCACGGTGGCGACTACTACGACACGGGTGAGGTGCCTTCGCACGGGCTAGGCCAAGCCCGCCGCATCGCGCACCTGACGTACCGGGGCGAGCTTGAGGTCGATGAGCGTTTCGGTGTGGATCCGCAAAACGGCGAAAGCCCCTACGGGCCGTACCGCGACCCGCATCAGCGTTTCGCGGTGGAGAGTTACCTGGATCGTCAGGCCGAGAAGCTGGTTGCGCGCTTCGACGCGGGTAGCTACGTGGTCCTAACCGACGCGCTAAACCGGCACGACGTCGGCCGCGGACGGGGTGGCATGAACGCCGCTTTGGGCTCGTGCCAGGTGCCGACGATGGTGGTGGGCGTGGATACCGACATTCTGTACCCGCTGCACCAGCAGGAGCACCTGTCGCGCAACTTGGGGGACTTCATCGGCATGTCGAAGGTCACCTCGCCCACGGGCCACGATGGGTTCCTGATCGAGTCGCGCCAGATGGGTCAGGTGTTGGCTAAGTTCCTGGCGAAGGCGGAGATTATCGCCGAGGGTGCCGAGGGTACTGCGCGGGATTAGCTGGTCAGCGGGTCGACGCTCACGGCGATCCACAGGATGATCACGCCGATGGCGGCGGTAAAGGCGGTATCGAACTTGCGCGAACGCACCGCCAGCACGCCCAGCACCCGGGAATCCAGGAGTAGACGTAGCACGGCCAGGTAGACCATCGCGCTGCCCAGCATGACGCTAGCGCGACGCCACCTGTCCACCAACAACAGCGCCAGCACGGCCAATAGCATCAGCCCGAACAGCCCCAACAGCGCGTACTGGACGGAGCGGGAAAGCCGGGAGGGCGGGTTGTTCCGGTCGTGGGGGTTATCGAGGAGCTGCTGGCGAGCGTCGCCGATGCGAGCTGGGCGGGAGCGATTAGCCACGCAGCAGCTTCTCCGCGCGCTCGACGACGTTGCGCACCAGGAAGGCGCGGGTTAGCGGGCCCACTCCCCCGGGGTTCGGGGACACGGCGCCGGCGACGTCCCACACATCCGGGTGCACGTCGCCCTTCAGCTTGCCGTCCTCGCCGCGGGAGACTCCCACGTCCAGGATCGCCGCGCCCGGCTTGACCATGTCCGCGGTGATCATGTGCGGCACGCCCGCGGCGGCGACGATCACGTCCGCGGCCTTCGTCTCCGCCACCAGGTCCTTGGTGCCGGTGTGGCACAGGGTGACGGTTGCATTCTCGCTGCGACGGGTGAGCATCAGGCCAATCGGGCGGCCGACTGTCACGCCGCGGCCGATAACGACGACCTTCGCGCCGTTTAGCTCCACGCCGAAGCGACGGAGCAGGTGGATCGCACCGTTGGGAGTGCAGGGCAGTGGGGCGGGCTCGTTGAGCACCAGCTTGCCCAGGTTCACCGGGTGCAAGCCATCGGCATCCTTGTCCGGGTCGATGCGCTCCAACACAGCGTTTTCATCCAGGTGCTTCGGCAGCGGCAGCTGCACGATGTAGCCGGTGCAGGCGTCATCGGCGTTCAGCTCGTCGATGACTGCGTTGAGCTCTTCCTGGGAAACGTCCGCCGGGAGGTCCTTGCGGATGGAGTTCACGCCGATCTGCTCGCAATCCTTGTGCTTCATGCGCACATAGGAGTGGCTGGCCGGGTCGTCGCCCACCAGCACGGTGGCCAGGCCGGGAGTCACGCCCTTTTCCTTCAGCGCGGCGACGCGCTGTTCAAGGTCGGCGAAGATCTCATCGCGGTAGAGTTTTCCATCCAATTTAGTAGCTGCCATGAGCCCCATTATTCCACGCGGGCTCGCTGGGATCGAGGTGGCGTCATGGCTAAAAGAGCAACTAGTACAAGAAACTAGTAGGGCCTACCGGGCCAGTACGGGGCTTGGGTTACCACGGGACGGACGGGTTTCTGGGCGGCCACGACTACACCGATGACGACGATTGCGATTCCGGCCAGCGCGACCAAGGTGGGGATGGTGAGAGTATGCTGCAGGGTCGTTTCGGTATCCAGCCAAGTATCGAGGATTTCGATGTAGCGCTGCCCCTCTTCCGAGGTCATTACATCCCGGCCATTAGGTCCCCCGGTGGGCCAAGCTTTTTCTCCGTATTCCTTGATTTCCTCGCGGAAATTCCACCCTGGCACCACTGCGAAAGCCGCTGCGCCGCCCCACCACACGAGCATGCCGCTCCAAAAAATGGCAAGTGAATCACTGCACCACTTCGGGATCACGAGCGCCACGAAATTGAGGAGGCACTGTATCCCGAAGAAGAGCGGGCCGACTGCGCCGGCGACTAGAAGTATCCCCACCCAGTCTTTGCCATAGAACACGTAACGCAGGATGCAATACACAATCGGCATAAGGAAGGCAGCAAGCCAGCCGATGAGCAGAGGCATGAAGCGAGAGTCTTGACCAGTTTGCTGCGGCGGGGCGTAACCGTAGACGGGCATCGGGGCAGGAGGGCCGTAGGGAGGGTACGTCATGCTACAGATCCTGTCAGACGGCGGGCGCTTTGGCTGGGGATTCTGGGCATTAGGGCGAACATGGCCAAGAGCATGAAAAACCGCGGCACGTTGGGACTATGCCGCGGGGCGGGATGAGGTTTTTCTTCCATACTTATAGAAGAATCTGCACGGTGGGAATGTTCCCACAGCTACTTTATTTCTCCTGTGATTCAGCCAGATCACGTCGGCGGCGAAGCAAGGTAAATGCACCCACAACAACGAGCATGGCTCCGATAAGCGCCACCCACCACAGATGCGCTCCAGTTTGCGCCAGTCGATCGATGATGCTTGAAGACTCGCCGCCTTCATGACCACCGCCTGGGCTATTTGGCGGCGCTGGAGTATCCGGGTGCTCCGGCGGCGGGGTACCTGGAGTGCTTGGCTTATCGGGCGGCGTTCCGGGCTTATCCGGAGGCGTTCCTGGATTGTCCGGCGGCGTTCCTGGCTTATCTGGCGGCGTTCCTGGATTGTCCTCCGGCTTCGGCTTCGTATTCACCGTCACGTTGTAGTTCCAGCTGCCGGTTTCTCCGATAGGGATCGTGATGAGGAAAGGACTGGACTGGCGGTATTCCTTAGTAGGATCCGCGCCCTCGTATTCCGTGACCAAGTACAAGCCGACCGGGAGGCCGGTGAACACTGCCTTACCGGAACTATCTGTGTACGCCTCAAAGGTTCTATCGAACCCCTGCCGACGAGCATCGGCTACCGAGAGCCGCTTCGCCTGATTCATCCCCTTCTCGGTAGTGAGGTCAATCCCCTGGACACGCTGCGCTGTGAAGCGAATGTTGTCGATAGGCCCAAAGGGTTTCTTGCCCCCTCGGTCGTCCCACCAATTTGGTTCGCTTTTCACCATCGTGAGAGTACCGAGACGGGTAGCATCAATAAACTTCACATCCAGGCCTTCGACCTGGCCTGTGATCGTGTGCTGCTTCGCGTTAGCCTGCGGCACAACAGGGGTGGGGGCAACGAGCGGAGTGCCGACCAGAGCCACGACTGCGCCCAAACCGAACACGGAGCGGCGCAGCCCGGCACGGTGCACCGGCGCCCACTGTACCTGTGACGCGGTGTTCATGAGGTTCACGGCTTATTCCTCTTCCATTTCTTCTTCGCCTACTACTACCTGTTCGGATTGTCTGGCTTTCTGCTTCTTCCGCTCGCGAAGGAACCACCAAGTAATCAGTGCGATGATCAACACTGCGGCGGCGAGCAGTAGCCACATCCACCACTGCATCAGCTTGCCGCGATCATCGAACACGTTGCCTTCGTCCTCATCCATTGGAACGCGGTGTGCATGCACCAGGAACCGGTGGGTATTCACGCCGTAGGGGGTGCAAGTGATGAGGGTCAGTAGGTCCTCTTCCGGCCGGGTCTTGAGGCTGTCAACCTCGTCCGGCAAGACAACCTCTGTGTCGTACACCTCGTACTTCATCTTCTCGCCGAAGGTGGATACGTAAACCGCATCGCCCTTCCGCACATCCACGAGGTTATCCCACAGCGTGGCGTTGGACAGGCCTGTGTGGCCTGTAATTACCGCGTGAGTTCCCTTTCCGCCTACAGGTAAGGAGGATCCGTAGAGGTGCCCAAGACCTTTTTGCAGAATCTCGTCGGAGGTCCCGTGGTAAACGGGTAGGCGCGATTCGATGGACGGGATAACCACCTGGCTCATGGCGCTCTGCCCAGAGAGCTGGGAAAGATACTCTTCGTATGCGGGGTTATCCTCGCTGACGCGAGCCAGCCACGGATCCAGGATTGGTCCGTCCTTGTGCGTCGTGTTGTACCTGCGGGCTTCCTCTACCGCTCGACTAAGGGCTTGAGGGTCCGTTTCCTTCAAGTCTTGTTCGTATTTTTCCGCGATCTTTTGTTGCTGGTGGTTGTTCCACTGAGTGGCGTAAACGGGATAAAGCATGACAAGCAGCCCCACCACCACTAAGAGGATGGGGAGGAAGGTGCGACGAAAGAGTGATCGCGGTGCGCTCTTTCGATGCTTACCAATTGTGCTTGTCATGTCCGTTGCTTTCCCGTTCGAACTGCCTAGCCCCTACTTCTGGGTGCTTCGGCGAGCTGCGTAGAAACCGCCACCGATAATTGCCAAACCAGCCAAAACGATGGCCCAGAAGCCTGCGCCACCGGTGTTCGGCAGGTGGTTTTCGTCGGTGTAGTTCTTGATGTTGGCGGTGTACTCGATTGCCTTGGCCGGCACACCGTTATCATTCACATCGCCCTTCTTCAGCTCGAAGTGCTCAAGTGCATCGTTGGTCACGTAGCCTTCAGGTGCCTTGGTCTCCTGCAAGCAGTAGTTGGTCTCCGAGTCGGCCTGGTTGTTGGCGAAGTCGGTAACGTGCACGCCCTCGATGGTGACAGTGCCCTGGTCGTTGGTGGTCCACGTATCCTTACCCTGGACCTTCAGCGGCTCGGTGCCCTCCTTCTGCTTCCAGGCCCCGTTACCTTCGTCGACACACTGCACCAACTGGAACTCTGCACCCTTCAGCTTCTTGTCCTCATCGTTGCCGTCGGTCTTGTTGATGGTGACCTTGCCCCAGTAGGTGTGAACCTTATCCGACGTCTTCTCTGTGTCGTGGTCGGAAGAGCCGTTATTGGTGATCAGCGTTGCGTCGTTGGGAACGTGCTGGATGAAGCCGTTGGTCTTGGTCGTGATGGTGGTGAACACGAGGTCGGTGGACTTCAGCTTGTTGCGGCCAGTTTCGGTGAATTCGACCTTAATCTCCTGGCCGTTCTTTACCAACTCGTAGTCGGTATCCGCCACCAGTTCTTGAGCGCTGTCAGCGGCCGCTCCGTACTTCACCTTGACAGTAGCGTTTGCAGCGTCCAGGTTCTGATCAAGCTTATCCTTGACGATGTACTTGCTCAGCGTGGAATTCTTAGCAACAGCCGGAACACCCGTGGTGATCGTGTACTTGTAGTCCTGGCCTGCCTGTGCGTTCTGGTCCTCAACTTCCTTGGTGATTGTCACCTTGGAGTTCTTCGGGTACGCGTGAACGTCATAGATCCAGCCCTTGCCCTCCGAGTTGGTCATCGGCACATACACCAGGAACGGTGCGCCGGGCACCAGACCCGAATTAGCCGGGACTTCGGTTTCGGTGACCTTGTAGAGGCCCTTTGGCAATTCCTCGAACTTCAGGGTGCCATCTTCGCCGGTTTCGCCTTCCTTGGAGTACGCACCGACGCCTGTCCAGGCCTTAGCTTCGGAAGGGTTGGTAATCTCGCGTGCCTTTGCCCAGTCGCCGCTGTTGTTCAGTGGCTGAACCAGCTCAATCTTGTACTTGACGCCCTTGGCTGGTTCACCAGAAGGGTTCGTAATCTCGGTTCCGTCGCCCTGCTCGCCCTCAGCGCCGATGCGCTTGTGCAGGGTAAGGGAAAGTTGCTGGTCGTTGTCGATGGTGCTGACGGCCTGCGCCTGTGCGGTCGGGGCCTCGTAGACTACTTCGGCGCCGACGGTGCCGGCAGCCAGTGCGATAGCGAATGCAGCGGACAGCGCGCCTACGCGCTTGCCGACAGTTGCGTTAGACATGAAAGTCCTTCTTTCTTACAAGTGAATGAGTAGTGGAAGTTGATCCGAGTGGTCGAGGGCACATGGTTGGCAATACTCGTGGCGAGCTACTTGCGGTGAACACTGCGCGCCGTCGTAACGGATCCTTGTGTGAGCAATGTGGTTTCTTGGCTTCAGGTCATCGTGCCCACCCGGGTCCATCTCGGCACCGGCCTGGGGTACTGGGTTGAAACATTGTTCTCCTCTTTAGAAGTTGTGCACGTCAGGGTTAGTTCAGTCGTCGGCGTATGCCCATGGCTCCTGTGGCTGCGATGAGAAGCCCCGCGAGAATGGGGAGCATCACACCGTCGCCACCGGTCTTTGGCATCACGCCCTGGTGCACATTGGCCACCTGCAGCCATGCACCATCTGGATAGTCCTGTGGCAGGTCACTCGGCTTAGACGCAGCAAACAGTGCGTTCTGCTGGTCCGACTCCACGATCGTCTTGCCGTTGGCATCTCGTTTGATGCTGATTTTCACCGGGGTAGGCAAGAGCTGATAGCCGTCTGGCGACTTCGTCTCCAACAAGTAGTAGGTTCCGTAGTCCAGCTCAGTCCAGAGGTACTTTCCATCCTCTGTGACCTTGAGGTCGGCAATTTTGTTCGCCGCCGGTCCCGTGGGGTCTTGGTCGTAGATCGCGAACTGCGCCCCGTATTTGTCGCCGTCGCGCGCGGGGATAGTCGTGACGTTTCCTGCGGAGTCCGAATCGACCTTCCACAGGTAGAAGCGGGTCTTATCGGGTCCGGGATAGCAACCCTCGTCTTCGAGGTCGCCCATCTTCACGCTATTGGCGAAGCCGCCGCGCTCTGCACTGCACGCTGGTGTGCCCGCACCGTCACCGGGTGTGACGCCACCTTCTCCGCCTCCGGCCGATTCAGTTCGAGCTTTATCGTATTCTGCCTTATCAAGGGTGAACTTCAGTTTGACTCGGTACCGATGAGTGCCGTCGCCATGCTTGGGATCCTGCCGTCCAACTGCATCGATGGTGCGCTTTTCCCGCATTTCTGGGGAGTCCTCGGAACCTTCTCGGTCACAGTTGTCTAGCCGGAAGCTTCCCGTTTGCAGCACGTCAGATTCTACCACGCACGAAGGTGTGTCTCCCGGTTGTTTGTCCTTGGACGTGTATTCGTCAGTGAAGTACACCTCCGCACCGGTGAGCTTCGCCCCCTTGGGCAGCTTCGGGGTATCGGTGGGCGCCGGGTAAACGTATTCGTTAAGGTCATCAAAGCTCTTAACCGTCACGTCATAGGCGGCAGTGTACGTAACATTGCCTTGGCCATCCGTATCGGAAGTGATGTCGTCGAAGCCGACCTTTCCGTCACCGTTGGTGTCGATGGCAGTCTTGCTCAATGCACCTGGGCAGGAATCGTAAGCAGTATCGTTCGTCGGGTCTTCGTCTTTGTCATGGTTAATCACAGACGCCGTGTTAGGGCGACATTCCGCACCGGACTTCAATGTCGCGCCAATGATGACGGTCGCCTTACCGCCGGCAGGCATGGGTCCGAAGAAGTAGGTTTTTGTTATCTCACCGGTTTGGGGATTCTCGGTGGCAGGTTGAGTGTGGACATTCCCACCGTCGTACCCCTCGTAAACAACCTGGTTGTACTCCACGAGGCCTTCGTAGGTTGCCGGCAGAATGTCGTACAAGGTGAAACCTGACGAAGCACCTTTTCCGATGTTCTCAACCCCCAGCGCCCAATACTTCTTGTCCCTGGGCAAGCCGGCAGCATAGACCTGTTCCAGTCGGGGGTCTCCTGGCTCCAAAGTAGTTTTCTTTGCCTTAAGATCCGAGGGGATCTGCACCCCGGGGTTACTCGTTGCATCGGTGTTGTAGGAAGCAGGAAGGTCCGACAGCCGAGAGACCAGCTGAAAGCTCGGATGCTCTCCGGTTGGGTCGAAAACCTTAATCTGCATGCCCACCTGATCGGCAGTACTTCCGCCGGTACCAAAGCCGAGGTTGCCGTTGCCGTACAACCAGGCCTTACCCCAGACCTTCTCCGGGATCGCTGTATTACCAGACGGGTCTTGAAGCTGATCCGCGGGGATAGTCCACGTCTTCCGTTCTCCTGTATCCATGTTGATGCGCTCAAACATGACGTGTGTCCTTGGGTTCGCCCCGTCTTGCTGCATGCGGGCGGGACTCACCAGACCCCAGAGGTACTGTGGGGCACTGGGGAGGACAACATGATCCTCAGCTCCAGCTTGGAAAGGCGCGTTGTTTTGATTACGGGCAATCTCGCCACGTGGATCCTTCGCACCTACCGCTGGCAGGGGAATCTTATACAGCTGTCGGGTACCGGATGTTGCGGTGTTGCCCACCCACATCACTTCGTTCGATCCACGTAGGTCAAAGGTGCCGGTGTTGATTAGATCCAGGTCGTTTGGCCTTCCGCTGGTCGCCTTGTGGAAAAGGGTCGCCCCCTGAGCATTCTTGACCAGCCCGAGGTCGTACACCTCACCCGTGACCGGATCGATCTGCAGAAGATGGCCCGCGGGGTGGCATTCCTGGAGGCTCGAATTGTGGTTCGCCTGGCTTATGGCGTAGATCCAGTGATCCTTCGTGTTGTAGGACAGCGCGTTGTACACCCAGTTGGAGGGCTTACCGATGGGGGTAAAAGTACTGCTACCCTCGATCTGCAGGTTGAGCTGTGTGCTCGTGTTTCCCGCCTGTCCACCATTCGGCGTGGCCGACACGTAAACAGCCGTGCCCTTATTGAGTTCGTCTTGGGTGAGCTCTCGGGGACCTTTACGGGTTGTCGCCTCCTCACACTTACACGGCACCGAGACCATGCCATAAACCTTGACCGAGTAATCGTTACCTTGTGTCGACGGCGCATTCGTCAACACCTGTAGGGTATTTCCTGGCCAAGTATTGAATCCCGTCCCTGTACCTTCAAGGTCAAAAGAGACGGAATTTACCTTCCCTGCGCTATTACGACTTTGCACCGTAATACCGGTGGTTTGCACAGCCTTACCGTTCGTGCCGATCCGACCGCCTCCGGGCGGTGGCGTGGTAGACGAGTTGTATTCAACCCCGTTGCTGGTCTCTTTCTTAGTGACAAAAAACCCGCCTAGATCCACATTAAAGGACCTTGTAGTGCTAATTTCTACCCGGGTCAGCGGCAGATCCACCCCCCGCGTACCACTCTTGATGTTAATGCGGAACTTCTTGGCGTTGCTCTTTGTAGAACTTGCAACTTGCTTTAAATCTTCGTCATTCCTCGCATCCGAAAGAGGTGTGTAGAGCTGCGTATCCAGCAGTTTCTCTTCTTTACAGTTTCCCGTTGGAGTCTGCGCCTGCGCCGAAGGAACATTAATTCCTCCAATGGCTCCCACGATGGTCACGAGTGCACCCAGAAGGGCAGCAACGGTTAGAAGACAAATACATGCCCGACTAAGCGCCGCCCCTTGGCGATCTTCGGCCAACTTAAGGTTTTCACCGGTTAATACGCGAGCCATTATCCTTTTCCAGCCTTAGATCCGTTCTTCGACCCACCTGTTAAGGTTTACCTAAAAAACGGATACCCACTCCTTCTTGGCGAGATGAAGGTTAAGCCTTCAAGCTTGCACCCTATGCGAACAAGAATATAATCTTCACCGGTGCTACTCAACTTGCCGAAAGGTTATTTA is a window encoding:
- the metX gene encoding homoserine O-acetyltransferase MetX, yielding MNPEFLPASGASRTVSIGDVVTEAGVTIFDAELRYFAFYDSPDGAADYAEFSAGPEPGLSPEERPIVLIEHALTGDGNAADWWADMVGPNKPIDTTRYLVLCANVLGGCQGSTGPSSPHPDGQAWGSRFPGLSIRDMVTAERQLLERVGVTKIHALIGASMGGARVLEWSLMHPEMINAALPIAVSARASAWQIGLQSSQIRFIEADPAWHGGDYYDTGEVPSHGLGQARRIAHLTYRGELEVDERFGVDPQNGESPYGPYRDPHQRFAVESYLDRQAEKLVARFDAGSYVVLTDALNRHDVGRGRGGMNAALGSCQVPTMVVGVDTDILYPLHQQEHLSRNLGDFIGMSKVTSPTGHDGFLIESRQMGQVLAKFLAKAEIIAEGAEGTARD
- a CDS encoding DUF3017 domain-containing protein; the encoded protein is MANRSRPARIGDARQQLLDNPHDRNNPPSRLSRSVQYALLGLFGLMLLAVLALLLVDRWRRASVMLGSAMVYLAVLRLLLDSRVLGVLAVRSRKFDTAFTAAIGVIILWIAVSVDPLTS
- a CDS encoding bifunctional methylenetetrahydrofolate dehydrogenase/methenyltetrahydrofolate cyclohydrolase; amino-acid sequence: MAATKLDGKLYRDEIFADLEQRVAALKEKGVTPGLATVLVGDDPASHSYVRMKHKDCEQIGVNSIRKDLPADVSQEELNAVIDELNADDACTGYIVQLPLPKHLDENAVLERIDPDKDADGLHPVNLGKLVLNEPAPLPCTPNGAIHLLRRFGVELNGAKVVVIGRGVTVGRPIGLMLTRRSENATVTLCHTGTKDLVAETKAADVIVAAAGVPHMITADMVKPGAAILDVGVSRGEDGKLKGDVHPDVWDVAGAVSPNPGGVGPLTRAFLVRNVVERAEKLLRG
- a CDS encoding pilin N-terminal domain-containing protein, with product MNTASQVQWAPVHRAGLRRSVFGLGAVVALVGTPLVAPTPVVPQANAKQHTITGQVEGLDVKFIDATRLGTLTMVKSEPNWWDDRGGKKPFGPIDNIRFTAQRVQGIDLTTEKGMNQAKRLSVADARRQGFDRTFEAYTDSSGKAVFTGLPVGLYLVTEYEGADPTKEYRQSSPFLITIPIGETGSWNYNVTVNTKPKPEDNPGTPPDKPGTPPDNPGTPPDKPGTPPDKPSTPGTPPPEHPDTPAPPNSPGGGHEGGESSSIIDRLAQTGAHLWWVALIGAMLVVVGAFTLLRRRRDLAESQEK
- a CDS encoding class C sortase gives rise to the protein MTSTIGKHRKSAPRSLFRRTFLPILLVVVGLLVMLYPVYATQWNNHQQQKIAEKYEQDLKETDPQALSRAVEEARRYNTTHKDGPILDPWLARVSEDNPAYEEYLSQLSGQSAMSQVVIPSIESRLPVYHGTSDEILQKGLGHLYGSSLPVGGKGTHAVITGHTGLSNATLWDNLVDVRKGDAVYVSTFGEKMKYEVYDTEVVLPDEVDSLKTRPEEDLLTLITCTPYGVNTHRFLVHAHRVPMDEDEGNVFDDRGKLMQWWMWLLLAAAVLIIALITWWFLRERKKQKARQSEQVVVGEEEMEEE
- a CDS encoding SpaH/EbpB family LPXTG-anchored major pilin, translating into MSNATVGKRVGALSAAFAIALAAGTVGAEVVYEAPTAQAQAVSTIDNDQQLSLTLHKRIGAEGEQGDGTEITNPSGEPAKGVKYKIELVQPLNNSGDWAKAREITNPSEAKAWTGVGAYSKEGETGEDGTLKFEELPKGLYKVTETEVPANSGLVPGAPFLVYVPMTNSEGKGWIYDVHAYPKNSKVTITKEVEDQNAQAGQDYKYTITTGVPAVAKNSTLSKYIVKDKLDQNLDAANATVKVKYGAAADSAQELVADTDYELVKNGQEIKVEFTETGRNKLKSTDLVFTTITTKTNGFIQHVPNDATLITNNGSSDHDTEKTSDKVHTYWGKVTINKTDGNDEDKKLKGAEFQLVQCVDEGNGAWKQKEGTEPLKVQGKDTWTTNDQGTVTIEGVHVTDFANNQADSETNYCLQETKAPEGYVTNDALEHFELKKGDVNDNGVPAKAIEYTANIKNYTDENHLPNTGGAGFWAIVLAGLAIIGGGFYAARRSTQK
- a CDS encoding prealbumin-like fold domain-containing protein, with the protein product MLTNAPSTQGNDYSVKVYGMVSVPCKCEEATTRKGPRELTQDELNKGTAVYVSATPNGGQAGNTSTQLNLQIEGSSTFTPIGKPSNWVYNALSYNTKDHWIYAISQANHNSSLQECHPAGHLLQIDPVTGEVYDLGLVKNAQGATLFHKATSGRPNDLDLINTGTFDLRGSNEVMWVGNTATSGTRQLYKIPLPAVGAKDPRGEIARNQNNAPFQAGAEDHVVLPSAPQYLWGLVSPARMQQDGANPRTHVMFERINMDTGERKTWTIPADQLQDPSGNTAIPEKVWGKAWLYGNGNLGFGTGGSTADQVGMQIKVFDPTGEHPSFQLVSRLSDLPASYNTDATSNPGVQIPSDLKAKKTTLEPGDPRLEQVYAAGLPRDKKYWALGVENIGKGASSGFTLYDILPATYEGLVEYNQVVYEGYDGGNVHTQPATENPQTGEITKTYFFGPMPAGGKATVIIGATLKSGAECRPNTASVINHDKDEDPTNDTAYDSCPGALSKTAIDTNGDGKVGFDDITSDTDGQGNVTYTAAYDVTVKSFDDLNEYVYPAPTDTPKLPKGAKLTGAEVYFTDEYTSKDKQPGDTPSCVVESDVLQTGSFRLDNCDREGSEDSPEMREKRTIDAVGRQDPKHGDGTHRYRVKLKFTLDKAEYDKARTESAGGGEGGVTPGDGAGTPACSAERGGFANSVKMGDLEDEGCYPGPDKTRFYLWKVDSDSAGNVTTIPARDGDKYGAQFAIYDQDPTGPAANKIADLKVTEDGKYLWTELDYGTYYLLETKSPDGYQLLPTPVKISIKRDANGKTIVESDQQNALFAASKPSDLPQDYPDGAWLQVANVHQGVMPKTGGDGVMLPILAGLLIAATGAMGIRRRLN